The Punica granatum isolate Tunisia-2019 chromosome 4, ASM765513v2, whole genome shotgun sequence genome has a window encoding:
- the LOC116202578 gene encoding calcium-dependent protein kinase 11-like translates to MSSNETPPPQSSSSKPQSAPLLTKPSNTVLPYQTPRLRDHYSLGKKLGQGQFGTTYLCTHKQTSNLYACKSIPKRKLLCREDYEDVWREIQIMHHLSEHPNVVQIKGTYEDGMFVHIVMELCGGGELFDRIIQKGHFSEREAAKLIKTIVGVVEACHSLGVMHRDLKPENFLFDSSSDDAQLKATDFGLSVFYKPGEAFSDVVGSPYYVAPEVLLKHYGPEVDVWSAGVILYILLSGVPPFWAESESGIFRQILRGKLDFASDPWPTISDSAKDLIRKMLERDPRKRLSAHEVLCHPWIVDDRVAPDRPLDSAVLSRLKQFSAMNKLKKMALQVIAEKLSEEEIGGLKELFKMIDTDGSGSITFEELKEGLKRVGSNLMEEEIKDLMDAADIDNSGTIDYGEFLAATLHLNKMEREENLIAAFSFFDKDGSGYITIDELQHACKKFGLDDVHLDEIIREIDQDNDGRIDYGEFAAMMKKGDGGMGRNRTMRSNLNFNLADAFGVKDPSAES, encoded by the exons ATGAGCAGCAATGAAACCCCACCACCTCAATCATCGTCGTCCAAACCGCAATCGGCCCCACTGCTCACAAAACCCTCGAACACAGTCCTCCCTTACCAGACACCGAGGCTGAGGGACCATTATTCGTTGGGCAAGAAGCTCGGGCAGGGCCAGTTCGGGACAACCTACCTCTGCACCCACAAGCAGACCTCCAACCTCTACGCCTGCAAGTCGATCCCCAAGCGGAAGCTCCTCTGCCGGGAGGACTACGAGGATGTCTGGAGGGAGATTCAGATCATGCACCACCTGTCGGAGCACCCCAATGTCGTCCAAATCAAGGGCACCTACGAGGACGGCATGTTCGTCCACATTGTCATGGAGCTCTGCGGCGGCGGTGAGCTCTTCGACCGGATCATCCAGAAGGGCCACTTCAGCGAGAGGGAGGCCGCCAAGCTCATCAAGACCATCGTAGGCGTCGTCGAGGCCTGCCACTCCCTCGGGGTCATGCACCGCGACCTCAAGCCCGAGAACTTCCTCTTTGACAGCTCCTCAGACGATGCCCAGCTCAAGGCCACCGATTTTGGGCTCTCCGTCTTCTACAAGCCAG GAGAGGCATTCTCAGACGTTGTTGGAAGCCCCTATTATGTTGCCCCTGAGGTCCTGCTCAAGCATTATGGACCTGAAGTTGATGTCTGGAGTGCGGGTGTTATACTATACATCCTACTAAGTGGAGTACCCCCTTTTTGGGCTG AGAGTGAATCGGGGATCTTCAGACAGATATTACGAGGCAAATTAGATTTTGCATCTGATCCATGGCCTACCATTTCGGACAGTGCAAAAGATTTGATAAGAAAGATGCTCGAAAGGGATCCTAGAAAGAGGTTATCTGCTCATGAAGTCCTAT GTCACCCGTGGATTGTTGATGACAGAGTTGCCCCCGACAGACCTCTTGATTCTGCGGTCTTGTCACGTCTGAAGCAGTTTTCGGCCATGAATAAACTTAAGAAAATGGCTTTGCAA GTAATAGCAGAGAAACTTTCTGAGGAAGAAATTGGTGGCTTGAAGGAGCTGTTTAAAATGATAGATACAGACGGCAGTGGAAGCATTACATTCGAGGAGCTAAAAGAAGGTTTAAAACGAGTAGGTTCTAATCTCATGGAGGAAGAGATCAAGGACCTCATGGACGCT GCAGACATTGATAACAGCGGAACAATTGACTACGGAGAATTTCTTGCCGCTACTTTGCACTTAAATAAgatggagagagaggaaaacTTGATAGCGGCCTTCTCCTTTTTTGACAAAGATGGCAGTGGTTACATCACCATTGATGAGCTTCAACATGCTTGTAAAAAATTTGGCCTCGATGATGTTCACCTCGATGAGATTATTAGAGAGATTGATCAAGACAAT GATGGGAGGATCGATTACGGGGAGTTTGCAGCGATGATGAAGAAGGGAGATGGTGGGATGGGGAGGAACCGTACTATGAGAAGCAATCTGAACTTCAATTTGGCCGATGCCTTCGGGGTCAAGGACCCATCAGCTGAGAGCTGA
- the LOC116202579 gene encoding uncharacterized membrane protein At4g09580-like, with the protein MAAPRSLIVDVERLMRGDEDKKGEDSPTERKPKLERYPFSRSELLAFLCVFLVFAIGLYCIYLTMPSAEYSRLKLPRTISDLRILKDHLATYANDYPAQFILGYCSTYIFMQTFMIPGTIFMSLLAGALFGVIRGLFLVVFNATAGACSCYFLSKLIGRPLVIWLWPEKLRFFQAEIAKRREKLLNYMLFLRITPTLPNLFINLASPIVDVPFHVFFFATFIGLFPAAYITVRAGLALGDLKSVKDLYDFKTLFVLFLIGSLIILPTVLKRKRTYE; encoded by the exons ATGGCGGCGCCGAGGAGTCTGATCGTCGACGTGGAGAGGCTGATGAGAGGGGACGAGGACAAGAAAGGCGAGGACTCGCCGACGGAGAGGAAACCTAAACTGGAGAGGTACCCGTTCTCGAGGTCGGAGCTCCTGGCTTTTCTCTGCGTCTTCTTGGTCTTCGCCATCGGGCTGTATTGCATCTACTTGACAATGCCTTCGGCAGAGTACAGCAGGCTCAAGCTGCCCCGCACGATTTCGGATCTCCGCATTCTCAA AGATCATCTTGCCACATACGCAAATGATTACCCGGCACAGTTTATTCTGGGTTACTGCTCGACTTACATCTTCATGCAAACGTTCATGATTCCGGGGACAATTTTCATGTCGCTGCTTGCCGGCGCCCTTTTTGGTGTTATCAGAGGCCTTTTCCTAGTTGTATTCAATGCTACAGCAGGCGCATGCTCCTGTTACTTTTTGTCCAAGTTGATTGGAAGACCTCTAGTCATCTGGTTATGGCCTGAAAAGCTGAGATTCTTTCAGGCAGAG ATAGCAAAGCGCAGGGAAAAGTTGCTGAACTACATGTTGTTTTTAAGGATAACGCCGACTCTGCCCAATCTTTTCATCAATCTGGCGTCTCCTATTGTAGATGTGCCATTTCACGTCTTCTTCTTCGCAACTTTCATCGGTCTTTTCCCAGCTGCTTATATCACAGTTAGA GCTGGTCTCGCTCTTGGGGATCTCAAGTCGGTAAAGGATCTTTACGATTTCAAGACCTTATTTGTGCTCTTCCTTATCGGCTCCCTTATTATACTTCCTACTGTGTTGAAGCGGAAACGAACTTATGAATGA
- the LOC116202580 gene encoding subtilisin-like protease SBT3.4, with the protein MRKRFNMLKRTAQSFSSQSPPSALLLLSIFVFSIAVAMAEGSSEASVQIVYTEKPPTEEAESHHISTLTTILGSEEAAKKSILYVYTHAATGFSASLTPQQVEELKKQPGVLQVVPSQKMQLHAGRVGLH; encoded by the exons atgcgaaAGAGGTTCAATATGCTGAAAAGAACAGCACAGAGCTTCTCCTCTCAATCCCCACCTTCAGCTCTTCTTCTCCTGTCGATCTTTGTCTTCTCGATTGCCGTAGCCATGGCCGAGGGTTCCTCTGAAGCCTCCGTCCAGATCGTCTACACGGAGAAGCCCCCTACCGAGGAGGCCGAGTCCCACCACATCAGTACCCTCACGACCATCCTCGGCAG CGAGGAGGCTGCGAAGAAATCTATCTTGTATGTCTACACCCATGCCGCCACCGGATTTTCTGCTAGTCTCACCCCACAGCAGGTCGAGGAGCTTAAAA AGCAACCAGGTGTTCTTCAAGTTGTTCCGAGCCAGAAAATGCAGCTGCACGCAGGACGTGTCGGGCTTCACTAA
- the LOC116205735 gene encoding ABC transporter G family member 25: MPHFGGGDVHGQAPSGGGDSSLMVDGPTSKRSNTTPLPPLPPPLSAARDSRDLTALMSSSWPISLKFVDVCFRVKIEDSSKQGTSLRRILSPPGPTREPAAASTQERTILHGITGVASPGEILAVLGPSGSGKSTLLNALAGRLHGSGLTGTILANGRRLGRSILRRTGFVTQDDVLYPHLTVRETLVFCALLRLPRTLMCAEKASAAEATITELGLSKCADTIIGNSFIRGVSGGERKRVCIAHEMLMSPSLLILDEPTSGLDSTAAHRLMATLEAVAQRGRTVVTSVHQPSSRVYQMFRSVLVLSEGRCLYYGKGSEALPYFESVGFSPAFPMNPADFLLDLANGVCHIDGISERENPNIKQTLAASYNTILAPRIKAACTEIEAAPPKVDGTPFPVESRTCSSNLVIGLSNWFNQFIVLMQRSLKERKHETFNSLRVFQVVAAALLAGLMWWHSDFRDIQDRLGLLFFISIFWGVFPSFNSVFAFPQERAIFTKERASGMYGLSSYFMARVIGDMPMELILPTIFLSVAYWMTGLKAEVGAFLLTLLVLLGYVLVSQGLGLFLGAAIMDAKQASAVVTVTMLAFVLTGGFYIHKVPSSLAWIKYTSTTFYSYRLLIHIQYGEGKRISSVLGCFHNGNFNPNCKFVEQDVLGQISPALSLGILLAMFFGYRLLAYLALRRIRT, encoded by the exons ATGCCGCACTTCGGTGGCGGAGATGTGCACGGACAGGCCCCCAGTGGCGGAGGAGACTCATCGTTAATGGTTGATGGCCCGACATCGAAACGTTCCAATACTACACcgcttcctcctcttcctcctcctctgtcGGCAGCTCGAGACTCCCGTGACCTGACTGCTCTAATGTCTTCGTCCTGGCCCATCTCCCTCAAG TTCGTGGATGTCTGCTTCCGTGTGAAGATAGAGGACAGCAGCAAGCAGGGGACCAGCCTCAGGCGCATTCTCTCCCCCCCGGGGCCCACCAGGGAACCGGCGGCTGCGTCAACTCAGGAGCGCACGATCCTCCACGGGATCACCGGCGTGGCTTCCCCCGGGGAGATACTGGCTGTCCTCGGCCCGTCCGGGAGCGGCAAATCCACGCTCCTCAATGCGCTCGCCGGGAGGCTCCACGGTAGCGGTCTCACGGGGACTATCCTCGCAAATGGGAGGCGGCTTGGCAGATCAATTCTCCGGCGCACGGGGTTCGTCACCCAGGACGACGTGCTGTACCCCCACCTCACCGTCCGGGAGACGCTCGTGTTCTGCGCCCTCCTCCGCCTCCCAAGGACGCTGATGTGCGCCGAGAAGGCCTCGGCAGCCGAGGCCACCATAACCGAGCTCGGCCTCTCCAAGTGCGCGGACACTATTATTGGGAACAGCTTCATCCGCGGCGTCTCCGGTGGGGAGAGGAAGCGGGTGTGCATCGCCCATGAGATGCTGATGAGCCCGAGCCTGCTGATCCTCGACGAGCCTACGTCCGGACTCGACTCGACCGCGGCGCACCGGCTGATGGCAACCCTGGAGGCAGTTGCCCAGCGCGGGAGGACGGTGGTGACATCAGTGCACCAGCCGTCTAGCAGAGTGTACCAGATGTTCAGGTCGGTGCTGGTGCTGAGCGAGGGCCGGTGCCTCTACTATGGGAAGGGCAGCGAGGCGCTGCCGTACTTTGAGTCGGTCGGCTTCTCGCCGGCCTTCCCTATGAATCCAGCCGACTTCCTTCTCGACCTCGCTAACG GCGTGTGCCATATTGATGGCATAAGCGAAAGAGAGAACCCGAACATAAAGCAGACTCTTGCTGCCTCTTATAACACCATCCTAGCTCCAAGAATAAAAGCTGCCTGCACAGAAATCGAAGCGGCTCCCCCGAAAGTGGATGGTACCCCCTTTCCGGTAGAAAGCCGGACCTGCAGCAGCAACCTGGTGATTGGCCTGTCGAATTGGTTCAACCAGTTCATTGTCCTAATGCAGAGGAGCCTTAAGGAACGAAAGCATGAGACGTTCAACAGCCTCCGTGTCTTCCAAGTGGTGGCAGCCGCCCTCCTGGCAGGCCTGATGTGGTGGCACTCGGACTTCCGGGACATCCAGGACCGTCTCGGCCTCCTCTTCTTTATCTCCATCTTCTGGGGGGTATTCCCGTCATTCAATTCTGTCTTCGCTTTCCCTCAGGAGCGGGCCATTTTCACAAAGGAGCGGGCCTCAGGGATGTATGGCCTCTCCTCCTACTTCATGGCCCGTGTCATAGGTGACATGCCGATGGAGCTGATCCTCCCCACTATCTTCCTATCCGTGGCTTACTGGATGACAGGGCTGAAAGCTGAAGTTGGGGCCTTCCTCCTGACGCTCTTGGTCCTGCTCGGCTACGTGCTCGTCTCCCAAGGGCTCGGGCTCTTCCTTGGCGCTGCCATCATGGATGCCAAGCAGGCTTCGGCAGTTGTGACAGTCACGATGCTCGCCTTCGTCCTGACAGGCGGGTTCTATATCCACAAAGTCCCATCCAGTTTGGCTTGGATCAAGTATACATCGACCACCTTCTACAGCTACCGACTTCTAATCCACATCCAGTACGGGGAAGGGAAGCGGATTTCCTCAGTCCTGGGGTGCTTCCACAACGGTAACTTTAACCCAAACTGCAAGTTTGTCGAGCAAGACGTGTTGGGCCAAATCTCACCCGCACTCAGCCTTGGGATTCTACTGGCTATGTTCTTCGGGTACCGGTTACTTGCGTATCTCGCCCTGAGGAGAATAAGGACTTGA
- the LOC116204917 gene encoding NAC domain-containing protein 30-like has translation MLMMAASMEDHQMESSVPPGFRFHPTEEELVGYYLTRKINSLEIDLDVIVEIDLYKMEPWDIQDRCKFGYDEQSEWYFFSHKDKKYPTGTRTNRATAAGFWKATGRDKAILSKNRVIGMRKTLVFYRGRAPNGRKTDWIMHEYRLQKSENEPPQDGEWVVCRAFRKPSMNQRVGFEAWNHAYYVRDYSSVNATTSMSNIATDNLSTHHLTNFQQQAVLENEIFANHPSFSDNQQLTELPRLVNEDCEEERFSNGASSQYFDWKNPGDILASTSEFPSHGNFTQEVEDKNHVGYFLGCFPDS, from the exons ATGCTGATGATGGCGGCATCGATGGAGGATCATCAGATGGAGTCGAGCGTCCCGCCGGGGTTCAGGTTTCACCCGACTGAGGAAGAACTCGTGGGTTACTACCTCACGAGGAAAATCAACTCGTTGGAGATAGATCTCGATGTTATCGTGGAGATCGATCTCTACAAGATGGAACCGTGGGACATTCAAG ATAGATGCAAGTTCGGCTACGACGAACAGAGCGAGTGGTACTTTTTCAGCCACAAGGACAAGAAGTACCCGACCGGAACAAGAACCAACAGAGCCACCGCAGCGGGGTTCTGGAAGGCCACGGGAAGGGACAAGGCCATCCTTTCCAAGAACAGAGTCATAGGAATGAGGAAAACCCTGGTCTTCTACCGAGGACGCGCCCCGAACGGAAGGAAAACTGATTGGATCATGCATGAGTATCGACTCCAGAAATCCGAGAACGAACCGCCTCAG GACGGAGAATGGGTCGTCTGCCGAGCATTCAGAAAGCCGAGCATGAACCAAAGAGTGGGCTTCGAAGCTTGGAATCACGCTTACTACGTCCGAGATTACAGCAGTGTTAATGCTACCACTTCGATGTCTAACATCGCAACTGATAATCTCAGTACCCATCATCTTACTAATTTCCAGCAACAAGCTGTTTTAGAGAATGAGATATTCGCCAACCATCCTAGCTTTTCGGACAATCAGCAACTCACGGAGCTTCCCCGACTAGTAAATGAAGACTGCGAAGAAGAAAGATTCAGCAACGGCGCTAGCAGCCAATACTTCGACTGGAAGAATCCCGGGGACATACTTGCTTCCACCTCCGAATTCCCAAGCCACGGCAATTTCACCCAAGAAGTGGAAGACAAGAATCACGTCGGCTATTTCCTCGGATGCTTTCCTGATTCATAG
- the LOC116204909 gene encoding phospholipase ABHD3-like: MDSIISGSGAQDACTAASSSLCGYALLFNGLSLIPIWHYLLGFLIGSVVFLYNFLEFHFLEDLLSGFRGSPAKFTYNSGSEIYSGVASKCRIIHGRYLATPWLSSPHIQTTFLNFFGRPPSFSYRRQIFHASDGGTIALDWLMSSDVSGGAFHMESSISRDDTTPIVVVVPGLTSDSASPYLKHLAFNTAKRGWNVVVSNHRGLGGVSVTSDCFYNAGWTEDIRVVLHYLHKEYPKAPLFAVGTSIGANILVKYLGEDGENVPIAGAVAICSPWDLLIGDRFINRRLVQKLYDRALTIGLQGYAQLHQPRYSRLADWDGIKKSRSIRDFDNYATCLAGKFETVDTYYRKCSSSNYVGNVSVPLLCISALDDPVCTREAIPWDECRANKNIVLVTTRHGGHLAFFEGLTASSLWWVRAANEFLHVLHSSPYMHVQKKIKTTGLHSTLDSSIDQGPYVNIADGMVAAAGNEHTRDVVEEDESSELPKDIHRNNNEIIPDAGNDGMQITESKPDMSRKNVDKEVGLTSSVMRCLSQISRRTKVSIWLLAYIAVVTSWPLVGSAIGMFLKRKIQKASPRLSA, encoded by the exons ATGGATTCCATCATCTCGGGTTCAGGGGCTCAAGACGCTTGTactgctgcttcttcttcattaTGTGGGTACGCTCTCCTGTTCAATGGGTTGTCTCTCATCCCAATCTGGCACTATTTGCTGGGGTTCTTGATCGGTTCGGTCGTGTTCCTGTACAACTTCTTGGAGTTCCATTTCCTCGAGGATCTCCTCTCCGGGTTTCGAGGGTCTCCCGCCAAGTTCACTTACAATTCCGGTTCCGAGATTTACAGCGGCGTCGCTTCCAAGTGCCGCATTATTCATGGGAG GTACTTGGCTACCCCATGGCTGTCGAGCCCTCACATTCAGACGACATTCTTGAATTTCTTTGGAAGGCCTCCATCGTTCAGCTACAGAAG ACAAATCTTCCATGCTTCTGATGGTGGAACCATTGCACTGGATTGGCTAATGAGCTCAGATG TTTCTGGGGGCGCCTTCCACATGGAAAGTTCCATATCAAGAGATGACACCACTCCCATTGTGGTAGTGGTTCCTGGGTTAACAAGCGATTCTGCTTCGCCT TACTTGAAGCATCTTGCTTTCAACACTGCGAAACGTGGGTGGAATGTTGTTGTGAGCAATCATCGGGGGCTGGGTGGTGTTTCAGTTACA TctgattgcttttacaatgcGGGCTGGACAGAAGATATAAGGGTTGTCCTTCATTATCTCCATAAAGAATACCCTAAAGCTCCTCTATTTGCTGTTGGGACTAGCATTGGTGCCAATATTTTG gTAAAATATCTGGGAGAAGATGGAGAGAACGTTCCTATTGCTGGGGCTGTTGCAATTTGCTCTCCTTGGGACCTTTTG ATTGGTGACAGATTTATAAACAGAAGGCTGGTGCAGAAATTGTATGACAGAGCTCTCACGATCGGTCTCCAAGGTTATGCGCAGCT GCATCAACCTCGCTATTCTCGCCTTGCCGATTGGGATGGCATAAAGAAG TCGCGTTCAATTCGGGATTTTGACAACTACGCAACTTGCCTTGCTGGGAAATTCGAG ACTGTCGACACATACTATAGGAAATGCAGCAGTTCTAATTATGTTGGGAATGTTTCGGTCCCTTTGCTCTGTATTAGCGCGTTAGATGATCCTGTCTGTACAAGGGAAGCCATTCCTTGGGATGAATGCAG ggcgaataagaacatcgtCCTCGTCACCACGAGACACGGGGGTCACTTGGCGTTTTTCGAGGGGTTAACTGCATCGAGTCTATG GTGGGTGAGGGCTGCGAATGAATTTCTTCATGTTCTTCATTCTAGTCCTTATATGCATGTGCAGAAGAAG ATCAAGACTACGGGGTTGCACTCGACGTTGGATTCCTCAATCGATCAAGGCCCCTATGTGAATATAGCTGATGGAATGGTAGCTGCAGCAGGAAACGAGCACACGAGAGATGTcgtggaagaagatgagagcAGTGAACTTCCAAAAGATATCCACAGAAACAACAATGAGATAATCCCAGATGCAGGTAATGATGGAATGCAGATAACAGAATCAAAGCCTGATATGTCCCGCAAGAATGTTGACAAAGAGGTCGGGCTGACCTCTTCAGTAATGAGATGCTTATCACAGATCTCGAGAAGGACAAAAGTATCGATATGGTTACTTGCTTATATTGCGGTTGTAACCAGTTGGCCTCTGGTGGGTTCAGCCATCGGGATGTTCTTGAAACGGAAGATTCAGAAAGCCTCCCCTCGCCTCTCTGCTTAA